A genomic segment from Spinacia oleracea cultivar Varoflay chromosome 3, BTI_SOV_V1, whole genome shotgun sequence encodes:
- the LOC130470027 gene encoding plant-specific TFIIB-related protein 1-like, with product MNLNLSLNLQIVDVASILGLDRDISDHAFQLFRDCSSATCLRNRSVEALATACLVQAIREAQEPRTLQEISIAANLPQKEIGKYIKILGEALQLSQPINSNSIAVHMPRFCNLLQLNKSAQELATHIGEVVMNKCFCTRRNPISISAAAIYLACQLEDRRKTQAEICKVTGLTEVTLRKVYKELLENWDDLLPSNYTPVVPPEKAFPTTTIASGRSVTPRAEPPEIPTLDRESKQPKTNQISETTHVDKVKGENDSNTPSTKKVYTPRIAPYARNLMWFVSNGLNFLPASIYYWL from the exons ATGAATCTGAATTTGAGTTTGAATCTTCAGATTGTTGATGTGGCTTCTATTTTGGGGTTGGACCGTGATATTTCTGATCATGCTTTCCAGTTGTTTAGGGATTGTTCTTCTGCTACTTGTTTGAGGAATCGTAGTGTTGAAGCTCTTGCTACTGCTTGCCTCGTTCAGGCTATTCGTGAGGCCCAGGAGCCCCGTACCCTTCAG GAAATCTCAATAGCGGCGAACCTCCCTCAGAAAGAGATTGGAAAGTATATCAAGATCCTGGGTGAAGCTCTACAACTCAGTCAACCAATTAATAGCAATTCTATAGCTGTACATATGCCTAGATTTTGCAACCTTCTCCAGCTTAATAAATCCGCTCAG GAACTTGCAACTCACATTGGAGAAGTTGTGATGAACAAATGTTTCTGTACGCGTAGGAACCCTATAAGTATATCAGCTGCTGCTATTTATCTGGCCTGTCAACTAGAAGATAGACGCAAGACGCAGGCAGAAATTTGTAAGGTAACAGGTCTCACTGAGGTCACACTCAGAAAAGTCTATAAAGAGCTGCTTGAAAACTGGGATGATCTTCTACCGTCTAATTATACTCCAGTTGTCCCTCCTGAAAAGGCATTCCCAACTACTACTATAGCATCCGGCCGTTCTGTAACCCCTAGAGCCGAACCACCAGAAATTCCTACTTTAGACCGGGAGAGCAAGCAGCCCAAAACGAATCAGATTTCCGAGACAACTCACGTGGACAAGGTCAAGGGAGAGAATGACAGCAATACCCCCAGTACAAAAAAG gtctacactccgaggattgcgccttatgcgaggaatttgatgtggttcgtgagcaatgggctaaattttttaccagcaagtatttattattggctttag
- the LOC110788661 gene encoding CRAL-TRIO domain-containing protein C23B6.04c: MFLFKSSQNHDANDSLQRDAKVKELKVALGPLSGRSSKLCTDACLRRYLEARSWNVDKAKKMVEETLKWRDTYKPEEIRWHEVAHEGETGKVSRANFRDREGRTVLIMRPGKQNTTSGEGNVRHLVYLLENAILNLPEGQEQMVWLIDYTGFSMSTSLSVRTARDIINILQNHYPERLGLAVLYNPPRIFQAFWRAVKYFLDPKTSQKVKFVYPKNKDSVELMKSYFDVENLPKEFGGNATLEYDHEEFSRLMAEDDVKASKYWGFDDKPCHAFQGRAGRDIAVVQPVVTSGHSKAEVFPEPL; the protein is encoded by the exons ATGTTTTTGTTTAAGAGTTCTCAAAACCATGATGCAAATGACTCATTGCAGCGAGATGCTAAG GTAAAAGAACTCAAGGTGGCTCTTGGACCACTATCTGGGCGTAGTTCAAAGTTATGTACTGATGCTTGCCTAAGGAGATACCTGGAAGCAAGGAGCTGGAATGTCGACAAGGCAAAGAAAATGGTAGAAGAGACACTGAAATGGAGGGATACATACAAACCCGAGGAAATTCGATGG CATGAAGTTGCTCATGAAGGTGAGACAGGAAAGGTTTCCCGAGCAAACTTTCGTGATCGCGAAGGAAGAACTGTCCTTATAATGAGGCCTGGGAAGCAG AACACTACATCTGGAGAAGGTAATGTCCGCCACTTAGTCTATTTGTTAGAGAATGCCATCCTCAACCTGCCCGAGGGCCAAGAACAGATGGTGTGGCTGATAGATTATACAGGCTTTTCAATGAGCACTAGTTTATCAGTCAGAACAGCCCGAGATATTATCAATATTTTGCAGAATCATTATCCTGAAAGACTTGGACTAGCAGTCCTTTACAACCCACCGAGGATCTTTCAGGCATTTTGGAGG GCTGTAAAATATTTCCTGGACCCTAAAACTTCACAGAAGGTGAAGTTCGTTTACCCTAAGAATAAGGACAGTGTGGAGCTAATGAAGTCCTACTTTGATGTGGAAAACCTTCCGAAGGAGTTTGGGGGGAACGCCACATTAGAATACGACCACGAGGAATTCTCGAGATTGATGGCCGAGGACGATGTAAAGGCTTCTAAATATTGGGGATTTGACGACAAGCCGTGTCACGCTTTTCAAGGTCGTGCAGGTCGAGATATAGCAGTAGTGCAGCCCGTTGTTACCAGTGGACATTCAAAAGCTGAAGTATTTCCCGAGCCACTATAG
- the LOC110788660 gene encoding protein AE7-like 1, which translates to MTVGLCNANPVVHAKKERVARTEYILPATAVADDDDSSSTVDPLDVYDHVRDIRDPEHSYSLEQLSVLSEDSITVDDNLARILITFTPTIQHCSMATVIGLCLRVKLKHYFPPHYKVDIKVSPGSHADEESVNKQLNDKERIAAALENPNLRQLVDECLSSNEVINFN; encoded by the exons ATGACGGTAGGATTGTGTAACGCCAACCCGGTGGTCCACGCTAAGAAAGAAAGAGTCGCCCGCACCGAATACATTCTCCCTGCTACTGCTGTTGCTGATGATGATGACTCATCCTCCACCGTTGATCCTCTTGATGTTTATGAT CATGTTCGGGATATAAGAGATCCAGAGCACTCATATTCACTGGAGCAGCTGAGTGTTCTTTCTGAGGATTCAATTACTGTTGATGATAATCTTGCTCGTATTTT GATAACATTCACGCCAACCATCCAACATTGTAGTATGGCAACTGTTATTGGCCTGTGCCTAAGAGTTAAACTCAAGCATTATTTCCCGCCACATTATAAG GTTGACATCAAAGTATCCCCTGGCTCTCATGCAGATGAAGAATCAG TGAACAAACAATTGAACGATAAAGAGAGAATTGCAGCTGCACTAGAGAATCCGAACCTTCGCCAGCTTGTGGATGAGTGCCTCTCTTCCAATGAAGTAATTAACTTCAATTAG